The sequence TCTGCTCGCCGGCGGTCTGGTAGCGAATGCTGACCGGCGCGAAGATGATGCGCTACTGCGGCTGCTGCCGCTGCACGCGGGCGATCCAGCGGACGAGCAGGGCGGTCTTGCCGATGCCGGTCGGCGCGACGAGCAGACCGAACGGGTAGCGCGGGTCGGCGAGAAAGGCGTCGAGGGCGGCCAGTTCCGCGTCGCGCCCGCCGAAGACATCGGCGGCGTAGTGCTCGATCAGCGGGCGCACCAGCGAGCTGAGATTGACCGGCAGGGGGCGCAGGATCTCCTGATAGATGGCCTGGGCGCCACGACCGATGGCGATGGCTCTGCCGCTGACATCGCCAGTGGTGATCTTTTCGCCGCCGACGTAATCGCCGCCGGGCCGGGTGAGGTTGCCGCCTGATGGAGTGATGTCGTGGCCGGATTGCGTGGCGGGTTCGTCGCCCATACGCTTGATATGGAGCGATTGCTTCGCGGAGGCCGCCGCAAGCGCAGCGCGCCGGTGGGAATGGCGCCTGGCAGTTCAGGATGCGGATCGGCGCCTGGCGCCGCCGGGTGTCACCGCCGCCGATGGTTGCCACCGGGTCGCGCCGGTCAAGGTCCGGAGCGCCCTGATCATAGCATAGTTTGATCTGTTTGCATAGGTATGAACGGGAGGCAGGGCCACGTCGAAGGCCCGGCTGAAGGCCCGCACCCTCTGTCCCGTGGCACGCCCCTGAGCGGGCTGTGCATGCGTTTAGCTCGGTGGCGAATGAGGATTACGAATATGAACCGGTATCCGCCATGTAGCCCGGCAGCGAATGAGGAGCCGGACTCCCTCCCCCGGCGGGGGAGGGTTGGGGAGGGGGCGGGGTTGCCGAAAAACTTCGTTTACAGACCAATCAGCCGCGGGCTACCGATGCGAAGCCCGCCTGCGCGGGCCAGACCGGATGGATTTCTGAACAATCATCACTGGTCTGTCAGGCAAGGTTCCTGCCATTTCCGCCCCCCTCCCAACCTCCCCCCGTTGGGGGGAGGAGCCGGATTCCCTCCCCCGGCGGGGGAGGGTTGGGGAGGGGTGGGGGGGGTTAGCTAAAAACTCTGTTTACACACTAATCAATCGCCGTAGCAGATGAGGCAAGGGTGTTTTGAGAGACTCTGGCGGATTGCTGGCCGTAGCGGGCAACCTGCCGGGGCGCGGCAGTCGCACGCCGAGCGCCAGCGAAATATATCGGCAGCACGCGATGGTTAGCCGCTTCACGTCCGGTCAATGGGGTTTTTCAGTCACGGCAGGTTCGGCCGTTTCTGTTGCCAGAGATAATTCAGAAGAAGATTGCCGTATAAAATGCATAAATTGAGCCGTTGAAACAACCCTGTATACCGTAATATCCCGGTAGTGCGACTCTCAGACAGAAGGAATGCCGCAGACGGGAGTATTGCAGCGGGGAATAGTATGGCATTCAGAACCTTTAGCCGGCCAAACTCATCAATCCACAAGGCCCAGAGAGGATTCAACATCAAAAAGAGAAAACCAATTCCAGAGGCGATTCCATGGATTTTGCCTGATATTGTTTCTTCGACATCTGAGGGATCTTCGGGGAAAATTCCGGCAAGGATTGAGCCAATTCCAAACAGAGTAATTCCGAGAAGAAATAAGACATGGCTCCATCGCATCTTCTGAAATGCCAGGGCTTGTCCTACGGCAAATACAA is a genomic window of Chloroflexaceae bacterium containing:
- a CDS encoding ATP-binding protein; translation: MGDEPATQSGHDITPSGGNLTRPGGDYVGGEKITTGDVSGRAIAIGRGAQAIYQEILRPLPVNLSSLVRPLIEHYAADVFGGRDAELAALDAFLADPRYPFGLLVAPTGIGKTALLVRWIARVQRQQPQ
- a CDS encoding DUF998 domain-containing protein: MHKRQFHSFLSVLIIAICIDLIAPVALATRYPGYSHLHDTISTLGTSRSPVQQQQGAALAAVGGLLLVFAVGQALAFQKMRWSHVLFLLGITLFGIGSILAGIFPEDPSDVEETISGKIHGIASGIGFLFLMLNPLWALWIDEFGRLKVLNAILFPAAILPSAAFLLSESRTTGILRYTGLFQRLNLCILYGNLLLNYLWQQKRPNLP